In Humulus lupulus chromosome 7, drHumLupu1.1, whole genome shotgun sequence, the following are encoded in one genomic region:
- the LOC133788292 gene encoding uncharacterized protein At4g18490 gives MAEPQKETSSVIPEKKKSLLDDDIKNEFLSSWKTMSVTEDDTMDFNFSTVSSGKKKAFDFEKLDMDFNLDGDFNKLSSFKVDITDFDFSSPSTKVVKTKEKSEQESSTGNQKGKKKQFDFSFDFNDLDSFDFDSSLMKEEKASHKSQDGKKESSLDGDESRGSKSQLSESVKAFDTVATKLQPFEDVRSSKVESMAGHLTSIKNDSVKHVISEAAILSHCAEPSPEKVIANDKEISSELFSEKAIIDFPSQSLEDINSNRYALCDGKNESCEQSSGLPAISNQKDVTEKLMAVVLSCDENLPLKDSLTQQNTTLESNNGETNTSDSKISKEIADCIVSSEADVKFEEKSTSFVSRKDQPDVKDNKEKQNLTTERPIVLPCREGLNSNDARTGIELCGNSLLVAREFTKGKDAMQEGAKNDTNLTDIRESFVSNGIPNESKLVGKSHDGEATKVEPVWPASDKIGKGQNTLGLQDCPSISSEKQIGSSNQISVNSKAFSSNMAALRDPKIKLAEETTLCPAKACRKLPDLSTLKISKYWMSGANQVSSNSLPQKDISCLQNPEKNVQVQGNTANTASEAAPLVVSTEKKLPLNFSLKRKSFELSHSDLASLKPLKRLSTSLIESRDFKEPLKRLVEEKFSTAEKSSISDAGKSLKPLKFLSESFGGSRNLKEPLKRIDVKESVKSVGEDKANFHENHVESTPRGSLYNSPAYALEISPKVNVIELEISSIMEKDGNVERAEALTKELEEICNMLKKKHDEAKEILVRAVVNNNNLLMLNHPLYEEKISFRLTFNCSNVDIGFLFEFIK, from the exons ATGGCAGAACCACAGAAGGAAACTTCATCTGTAATTCCTGAAAAGAAAAAGTCACTGCTAG ATGATGATATTAAAAATGAATTTCTCAGCTCCTGGAAGACAATGTCGGTTACTGAAGACGACACAATGGATTTTAACTTTAGTACGGTTTCCAGTGGCAAGAAGAAGGCATTTGATTTTGAAAAATT GGACATGGATTTCAATCTGGATGGTGATTTTAACAAATTATCATCTTTCAAAGTGGACATAACAGACTTTGATTTCTCATCCCCATCCACTAAAGTTGTAAAGACGAAGGAAAAATCTGAACAAGAATCTTCTACTGGGAATCAGAAAGGGAAGAAAAAACAGTTTGATTTCTCATTTGACTTTAATGA CCTAGATTCTTTTGATTTTGATTCATCATTAATGAAAGAAGAAAAGGCTTCCCACAAGAGTCAAGATGGAAAAAAGGAAAGTTCTTTAGATGGAGATGAAAGTCGGGGCTCTAAAAGTCAACTTAGTGAAAGTGTTAAAGCCTTTGATACCGTGGCCACAAAACTCCAGCCATTTGAGGATGTTCGCTCTTCGAAGGTTGAAAGTATGGCAGGACATCTTACTTCCATAAAAAATGACTCTGTAAAACATGTGATTTCGGAGGCTGCTATTTTATCACATTGTGCTGAACCTTCTCCAGAAAAAGTAATAGCTAATGATAAAGAAATTTCCTCAGAACTGTTCTCTGAGAAGGCCATTATTGATTTTCCTAGTCAATCTTTAGAAGACATTAATTCAAACAGATATGCCCTTTGTGATGGGAAGAATGAAAGTTGTGAACAGAGCTCAGGATTGCCAGCAATCTCAAATCAAAAGGATGTAACTGAAAAACTGATGGCTGTTGTGTTATCTTGTGATGAAAATTTACCCTTGAAGGATTCACTGACACAGCAGAACACTACTTTAGAAAGTAATAATGGAGAGACAAATACATCAGATAGTAAGATATCAAAAGAAATTGCAGATTGTATTGTATCATCTGAAGCTGATGTAAAATTTGAGGAAAAGTCGACCAGCTTTGTCTCAAGGAAGGATCAACCTGATGTCAAAGACAACAAGGAAAAGCAAAATTTGACAACAGAACGTCCTATAGTTCTTCCATGCAG GGAGGGTTTAAATTCTAATGATGCACGAACTGGAATCGAGCTTTGTGGAAATTCTCTGTTAGTTGCTAGAGAATTCACTAAAGGCAAAGATGCAATGCAGGAGGGTGCAAAGAATGATACGAATCTTACCGATATCAG AGAGAGCTTTGTTTCTAATGGCATTCCAAATGAAAGTAAACTAGTTGGAAAATCACATGATGGAGAAGCAACAAAAGTTGAACCTGTTTGGCCAGCAAGTGATAAGATCGGTAAAGGTCAAAATACTCTAGG CCTCCAAGATTGTCCTTCTATTTCATCTGAGAAGCAAATTGGATCTAGTAATCAGATATCTGTTAATTCTAAAGCATTTTCCTCAAACATGGCGGCTCTTCGGGATCCAAAGATCAAATTAGCTGAAGAAACTACACTTTGTCCAGCTAAAGCTTGCAGGAAGTTACCTGATCTCTCTACCTTGAAAATTTCTAA ATATTGGATGTCTGGAGCGAACCAAGTTTCATCAAATTCTCTACCTCAGAAAGATATTAGCTGTCTTCAGAATCCAGAGAAAAATGTGCAAGTGCAAGGCAACACTGCCAACACAGCATCAGAGGCTGCTCCTCTTGTTGTCAGCACTGAGAAGAAATTGCCACTGAATTTTTCTTTGAAGCGGAAATCATTTGAG TTATCACATTCAGATTTAGCATCTCTGAAGCCTCTAAAACGCCTCTCCACATCACTGATTGAAAGCAG AGATTTTAAGGAACCATTAAAACGACTTGTTGAAGAAAAG TTTTCTACTGCAGAAAAGAGTTCAATTTCTGATGCAGGAAAAAGCTTAAAGCCTCTGAAATTTCTTTCTGAGTCATTTGGTGGAAGCAG AAATTTGAAGGAACCTTTGAAAAGAATTGATGTCAAAGAATCTGTAAAAAGCGTTGGGGAAGATAAG GCTAACTTTCATGAGAATCACGTAGAGAGTACGCCTAGGGGCAGTCTCTACAATAGTCCAGCCTATGCTCTTGAAATTTCTCCAAAGGTTAACGTGATAGAACTTGAAATTTCATCAATTATGGAAAAAGATGGAAATGTTGAAAGGGCAGAAGCATTGACAAAGGAGCTTGAAGAA ATTTGCAACATGCTAAAAAAGAAACACGATGAAGCCAAAGAAATACTAGTGCGAGCAGTTGTAAACAACAATAATCTACTCATGCTGAACCATCCCCTCTATGAAGAGAAGATATCCTTCAGACTCACTTTTAACTGTTCTAATGTTGACATTGGTTTTCTATttgaatttataaaataa